Proteins encoded within one genomic window of Manis pentadactyla isolate mManPen7 chromosome 4, mManPen7.hap1, whole genome shotgun sequence:
- the DDOST gene encoding dolichyl-diphosphooligosaccharide--protein glycosyltransferase 48 kDa subunit, whose product MEPCAVSRAWYLLWLLLFLLSLVCASGPRTLVLLDNLNLRETHSLFFRSLKDRGFELTFKTADDPSLSLIKYGEFLYDNLIIFSPSVEDFGGNINVETISTFIDGGGSVLVAASSDIGDPLRELGSECGIEFDEEKTAVIDHHNYDISDLGQHTLVVADTENLLKAPTIVGKSSLNPILFRGVGMVADPDNPLVLDILTGSSTSYSFFPDKPITQYPHAVGKNTLLIAGLQARNNARVIFSGSLDFFSDAFFNSAVQKAAPGSQRYSQTGNYELAVALSRWVFKEEGVLRVGPVSHHRVGEPAPPNAYTVTDLVEYSIVIEQLSSGRWVPFDGDDIQLEFVRIDPFVRTFLKRKGGKYSVQFKLPDVYGVFQFKVDYNRLGYTHLYSSTQVSVRPLQHTQYERFIPSAYPYYASAFSMMLGLFIFSIVFLHMKEKEKSD is encoded by the exons ATGGAGCCCTGTGCAGTGTCCCGTGCTTGGTACCTCTTGTGGCTGCTGCTGTTCTTGCTTAGCTTAGTCTGCGCTAGCGGCCCCCGCACCTTAGTGCTGCTGGACAATCTCAACCTGCGGGAAACGCATTCGCTTTTTTTCCGAAGCCTTAAAG ACCGGGGCTTTGAACTCACGTTCAAGACCGCAGATGACCCCAGCCTGTCCCTCATTAAGTACGGAGAGTTCCTCTATGACAATCTGATCATCTTCTCCCCCTCGGTAGAAG ATTTTGGAGGCAACATCAATGTGGAGACCATCAGTACCTTTATTGACGGTGGAGGCAGTGTCCTGGTAGCTGCCAGCTCAGACATTG GGGACCCTCTTCGAGAGCTGGGAAGTGAGTGTGGGATCGAGTTTGATGAGGAGAAAACAGCAGTCATTGACCATCACAACTATGACATTTCGGACCTTGGCCAG CATACACTTGTCGTGGCTGACACTGAGAACCTGCTGAAGGCCCCCACCATTGTCGGGAAATCATCTCTAAATCCCATCCTCTTCCGAGGTGTTGG GATGGTGGCCGATCCTGACAATCCTTTGGTGTTGGACATCCTGACGGGCTCCTCCACCTCTTACTCCTTCTTCCCGGATAAACCCATCACCCAG TATCCCCATGCAGTGGGCAAGAATACCCTCCTGATTGCCGGGCTGCAGGCCAGGAACAATGCCCGGGTCATCTTCAGCGGCTCCCTTGACTTCTTCAGTGATGCCTTCTTCAACTCAGCAGTGCAGAAGGCTGCGCCCGGCTCCCAGAG GTATTCCCAGACCGGCAACTATGAGCTGGCCGTGGCCCTCTCCCGCTGGGTGTTCAAGGAGGAGGGCGTCCTCCGTGTGGGGCCTGTGTCCCATCATCGGGTGGGCGAGCCCGCCCCACCCAATGCCTACACCGTCACTGACCTGGTG GAGTACAGCATCGTGATCGAGCAGCTCTCAAGCGGCAGGTGGGTCCCCTTTGATGGCGATGACATTCAGCTGGAGTTCGTCCGCATCGATCCCTTCGTGAGGACCTTCCTGAAGAGGAAAG GCGGCAAATACAGCGTCCAGTTCAAGTTGCCTGACGTGTACGGTGTGTTCCAGTTTAAGGTGGATTACAACAGGCTAGGCTACACCCACCTGTACTCGTCCACTCAG GTGTCAGTGAGGCCGCTGCAGCACACGCAGTACGAGCGCTTCATCCCCTCGGCCTATCCCTACTATGCCAGCGCCTTCTCCATGATGCTGGGGCTCTTCATCTTCAGCATTGTCTTCTTACacatgaaggagaaggagaagtcTGACTGA